One genomic region from Haloferax litoreum encodes:
- a CDS encoding SprT-like domain-containing protein, whose product MALDDTDVPVAYDTVETHDELIRWSRAYCARAAEQHDFAVDLEPVEWEVSTRAKRRAAAVKTPQFDETTVGETVDWASRSTSGQVPTCTMSLSWRAFESFERDEWAATLRHELVHVEQFQAYGATDHGPAFKRRADAVDAPFRVRRFTDPKYVLTCTDCGDDVAYRYRECKLVRHPSAYRSSCCEATLSCIQPADET is encoded by the coding sequence GTGGCACTCGACGACACCGACGTACCTGTCGCCTACGACACCGTCGAGACACACGACGAGTTGATACGCTGGTCTCGGGCGTACTGCGCTCGGGCGGCCGAACAGCACGATTTCGCCGTCGACTTGGAACCGGTCGAGTGGGAAGTCTCCACCCGAGCGAAGCGGCGTGCTGCGGCGGTTAAGACGCCGCAGTTCGACGAGACAACAGTTGGAGAGACGGTCGACTGGGCCTCCCGTTCGACGTCCGGACAGGTGCCGACCTGTACGATGTCGCTGTCGTGGCGGGCCTTCGAATCGTTCGAGCGAGACGAGTGGGCCGCGACGCTCAGACACGAACTCGTCCACGTCGAGCAGTTTCAGGCGTACGGCGCGACCGACCACGGTCCAGCGTTCAAGCGCCGAGCAGACGCAGTCGACGCACCCTTCCGCGTCCGTCGATTCACCGACCCGAAGTACGTGCTCACCTGCACCGACTGTGGCGACGACGTCGCCTACAGATATCGCGAGTGTAAACTCGTTCGACACCCGTCGGCCTATCGCTCGTCTTGCTGTGAGGCGACGCTCTCGTGTATCCAACCCGCCGACGAGACGTGA